A window of Patescibacteria group bacterium genomic DNA:
CTGTTGATGTTTGATTGATTGGATCAAGAGGTAATTTTGAAATAGGAGAACCATAAGAAATTGAAGAAAAAGATAAAGGAAGCCAGCCAGAACCATCTATTTTTTGAGCTATTTGAGTAGAAGTAGAACAACGATATTGATAGCCAGAAGGTAAAGGAGGTAAATTTAAAGAAGCACAGGAGGTAGAATTAGGATCAATTAAAGAAGTATATATTGTATTAGTTTGGCCTAGAAAAACACCAGGTTTATCAACTAATAATAAAGAAATAGCTTTGTTAATTGTTTGAAGATCTGAAAGTCTTTGAGAATCTCTTGCTTGTTTAATTAATTCATTAGGATTAATTACAAGAACAATAATTACTGATAAAATTGCAAGGATAGAAATAACAATTAGAAGTTCTATGAGGGTGANNNNNNNNNNGGTTTGAGAATTACTTTTTTGTTTTAAAAAAAATTTAAAATAACCCAACATAAAATTTTTTAATTTTTTAATAAAAATATACAAA
This region includes:
- a CDS encoding type II secretion system GspH family protein translates to TLIELLIVISILAILSVIIVLVINPNELIKQARDSQRLSDLQTINKAISLLLVDKPGVFLGQTNTIYTSLIDPNSTSCASLNLPPLPSGYQYRCSTSTQIAQKIDGSGWLPLSFSSISYGSPISKLPLDPINQTST